In Rutidosis leptorrhynchoides isolate AG116_Rl617_1_P2 chromosome 2, CSIRO_AGI_Rlap_v1, whole genome shotgun sequence, one genomic interval encodes:
- the LOC139888791 gene encoding uncharacterized protein, protein MLHILGVTDLLSQALQKKDQNILEAVSLVQGMKMTLQNFRSNGFDELLKDVNSFCQNHGLEMFNMDEVYVVSRNRKKNFTNQHYFKVYVFYTVLDMIIQEFGDRFSEVSIGLLANMAALSPWNSFSMFDASKLIKLSEMYPMDYNKAESDHLKHELDIYYEVLHQDEKFSNLKGIADLARLMVETEKDHSFRYVYRLLKLALVLPVATATVERCFSTMKLVNQICIIE, encoded by the coding sequence ATGTTGCACATTTTAGGGGTGACAGATTTATTGTCACAAGCTCTTCAAAAAAAGGATCAAAATATTCTTGAAGCGGTTTCGTTAGTGCAAGGAATGAAAATGACTTTGCAGAACTTTAGGTCGAACGGGTTTGATGAATTATTGAAGGATGTAAATTCTTTTTGTCAAAACCATGGTCTTGAAATGTTCAACATGGATGAGGTATACGTGGTTTCAAGAAATAGAAAGAAGAATTTCACCAATCAACATTACTTCAAGGTTTATGTATTTTATACGGTTTTGGATATGATAATTCAAGAGTTTGGTGACCGTTTTAGCGAAGTAAGCATTGGATTGCTTGCTAATATGGCGGCTTTAAGCCCGTGGAATTCGTTCTCTATGTTTGATGCATCTAAGTTAATAAAGTTGAGTGAGATGTATCCTATGGATTATAATAAAGCAGAAAGCGATCATTTAAAGCATGAACTTGACATCTACTATGAGGTTTTGCATCAAGATGAAAAATTTTCCAACTTAAAAGGGATTGCCGACCTTGCTAGATTGATGGTTGAAACTGAAAAAGATCATTCATTTCGTTATGTCTACCGATTATTAAAGCTTGCTTTGGTTTTACCTGTTGCAACCGCAACGGTCGAGAGGTGTTTTTCGACAATGAAACTTGTAAATCAAATTTGTATAATCGAATGA